ATGGCGAGGACCTCGGTCTGCACTCGTTTGGCACCCCGCAGGAGCTGCGGCTCGACGTGGCTCGCCTGAACCTCACGGCATCGAGCTGCATCGCCGATCTGGGCTGCGGGGCCTGCGGCGCGTTGACGTTCATCCTGGCGACCGTGGGATGCCGCGGCATCGGCGTGGACAAGAGTGCGGCCGCGCTGCGCGCCGCTCAGCTCCGCGCCGCCGTGCAGGGTGTCGCCGACCGGATGGATACGAAGGAGGGCGACCTCGACGCGCCCATGCCCTTTGCAGACAGCGCTCTTGACGCGGTTCTGACCATCGATGCCGTCTGCCACGTTCGTGATCGACCCGCCTTCTACCGGGAGGTGGCCCGCGTGCTGCGTCCCGGTGGCCGTTTCCTCTGCGCCGACCCTGTTGTGCTGACCGGGTCGGTGTCGAACGAGGAGCTCCAGAGACGCACGTCCTGGGGCTACACCCAGGTGGTGGCGCCGGGATGGAACGAGCGGTGGCTCGGGGCCGCCGGACTCCGACTCGTCGACAGCCAGGACAGAACAGCAGGCGTCGTCGGTACCAGCGAGCGCAAAGCCGAGGTCTATGCCGCGCATCGTGCCGAGCTGGAGCGCGAAGCGCCCTGGTTCGGGTATGCGCGGCGACAGGTCTATCTCGAGACCGCTGCCAGGCTTGCCCGTGACGGTTCCCTCGCCCGCATCGTGTACCTGGCCGTGCGGGACGCCGGGCCTTCCTGACAGCTCGTCGACCCCAGCCCGGAACCGCGCAACAGGACGGCGCTCTCGCGTTCGAGCCCACGGGTGCGGGTCACATCGTGGAGGAAAGAGGCGGCCTCGAGCCTCGGCTGATGGCTCGCTCCTGCGCCGGGTGCGCGGGGCGGCAACGCTGGTCGGCCCCAGATGCGCGAGGTGGAGTCGCCTGCACGCGCCCTGTGACGAGACGTTGACGGCGGTTCCAGAGATCCGCCAGCGGGTCGGCTATACTCGCGCAAGCATCGACCCTGCGTGAGGAGCCCTCCCATGATTGTTCGTTCCACCGCCCTTTGCCCCGCAGCGCCGCGCGCAATCGCCGGCCCGCAGCTGCCCGCGCCCGACGCCAACGGTGACTATCGCCTCCGAACCCTGCACACGCGCTGGCGGGTCACCGATTCTGACACAAAAGGCCTCAACGGTAGGCTCTCGCCGGAGTTCCCCCCCGACTACGACCATCTCGACGCGAAATGGCCCGTCTCGCCGGACATCGATAGCTGGCCAGTGACCGCGAAATTCGCGCCAGGTACGACGCTGACCGCCGTCACCGGAAACATGGGCGTGATCATCCTGAACGATGCCCAGGGAGACCCCTGGCTGATGGTGCGGAACGAGCGCGCCACCGACGGCGCGTTCAGCTTCGTGCGGGCCAACACGTCCTACATCGAGCCCTGCAGATGAGCACGATGAGGAGACCGTCAGGAACCCCATCGCATCGTCTCGTCCGCTCGCCCTGACAACGCCGCTCAACGCCGCGTCACTGCTCAATGTGGCGCGGGCGTCGACCCTGCCTGCGCGGGCGTCGACCCTGCCTGCGCGGGCGTCGACCCTGCCTGCGCGGGCGTCGACCTTGCCTGCGCGGGCGTCGACCCTGCCTGCGCGGGCGTCGACCCTGCCTGCGCGGGCGTCGACCCCGCCGCTCGGCACCGTCTCCACCCCGCCGCGCTCCAGGCCCCAGGGGTACGTGGCGACCCCTCTGGGAAGCGCCGCGATCGGCGCTACGGGCCTGGCTCCCTTGGTCGGGGTCACCCTGGCGTCGGCCGCACTGAACCTGCCCTTCAGCATCTACTCGGCCCTGGCCCTGACGGCGCTGGTTGCAGCACCCCCTGTCATTATCGCGGTCAAGAACCCGATGTTCGAGCACGCGGAGAAATCGTATCTCGAGACCGGCAAGGGCAATGCATTCGCACGCCCCTACTTCACCGAGGCCGAGACGGTCTGGCGCCCGTAGTCCGAGTCTCCCTGAGGGTGACGCGACCCTCGACCCTGCAGCTCTTGCAGGCAACCCGCGAACGCACGCCGAAACCTGACGAACCCCGCGGTCGGTCGTGCAACGCCTCGGTTG
This sequence is a window from Pseudomonadota bacterium. Protein-coding genes within it:
- a CDS encoding SAM-dependent methyltransferase, whose product is MREKPELPANSGDPYEAFYSDFETPLMHTLRREIDGEDLGLHSFGTPQELRLDVARLNLTASSCIADLGCGACGALTFILATVGCRGIGVDKSAAALRAAQLRAAVQGVADRMDTKEGDLDAPMPFADSALDAVLTIDAVCHVRDRPAFYREVARVLRPGGRFLCADPVVLTGSVSNEELQRRTSWGYTQVVAPGWNERWLGAAGLRLVDSQDRTAGVVGTSERKAEVYAAHRAELEREAPWFGYARRQVYLETAARLARDGSLARIVYLAVRDAGPS